The Streptomyces sp. V4I8 genome includes the window CCCTGACCGCACTGTCGGAGCGCTCGGTACCCACGGTCTCCTCCGAGGAGCTCGCGGCCGCGGCGGGAGTCAATTCCGCGAAGCTGCGCAAGGACTTCTCGTACCTCGGGTCGTACGGCACCAGGGGTGTCGGCTACGACGTCGAGTATCTCGTCTACCAGATCTCCCGTGAGCTGGGGCTCACCCAGGACTGGCCGGTTGTGATCGTCGGTATCGGTAACCTCGGCGCCGCGCTCGCCAACTACGGCGGGTTCGCCTCCCGTGGGTTCCGGGTCGCCGCGCTCATCGATGCCGACCCCGCGATGGCCGGAAAGCCCGTCGCCGGGATCCCCGTGCAGCACTCCGACGACCTGGAGAAGATCATCCAGGACAACGGCGTGTCGATCGGCGTCATCGCCACCCCCGCCGGTGCCGCCCAGGCGGTCTGTGACCGCCTCGTGGCCGCCGGGGTCACCTCCATCCTGAACTTCGCGCCGACCGTCCTGACCGTTCCGGACGGCGTCGACGTGCGCAAGGTCGACCTCTCCATCGAGCTGCAGATCCTCGCCTTCCACGAGCAGCGCAAGGCCGGCGAGGACGCCGCCCACTCCGACGGCACCGGACCGGCCGCCGTCACCCGCGAGGAGTCCGACGTACCCGCCGACCAGGGACCCGACGGGGACGTACCCGCCGTGATGCCGGCATGAGTCTCCTCGTCGTGGGGCTGAGCCACCGCAGCGCCCCGGTCAGCGTCCTGGAGCGCGCGGCGCTCGGCGCGGACGCCCAGGTCAAGCTGCTGCAGGACACCGTGGCCGCGGAACCGGCCGCCGAGGCCGCGGTGCTCGCCACCTGCAACCGCATCGAGCTGTACGCCGACGTGGACAAGTTCCACGCCGGTGTCGCCGAGCTGTCCACACTGCTCGCTCAGCACAGCGGGGTGGGGCTCGACGAGCTCACGCCCTATCTGTACGTCCATTACGAGGACCGGGCCGTCCACCATCTGTTCTCCGTGGCCTGTGGGCTCGACTCCATGGTCGTCGGGGAAGGGCAGATCCTCGGGCAGATCAAGGACTCCCTCGCCAAGGCGCAGGAGCTGCACAGCGCCGGGCGGCTGCTGAACGACCTGTTCCAGCAGGCCCTGCGCGTCGGCAAGCGCGCCCACTCCGAGACCGGCATCGACCGCGCCGGGCAGTCCCTGGTCACCTTCGGCCTGGAGCAGCTGTCCGCCGGTACGACCGTCGAGGACTGGGCCCGCGGCAAGAAGGCCCTGGTCATCGGCGCCGGCTCGATGTCCTCCCTGGCCGCGGCCACCCTCGCGCGGGTCGGGGTCACCGAGATCGTGGTCGCCAACCGCACCTACGACCGCGCCGAGCGCCTCGCCACCCTGCTCGTAGAGCAATATGGGCAGGGCCTGACCGACGGCACGGACGTGCCGGCCCGCGCGGTACCGATGGACGCGGTGCCGGTCGAGCTGACACGTGCCGATGTCGTCGTCTCCTGCACCGGCGCGACCGGGACCGTCCTCACGGCCGAGGACGTCGCCGCGGCGGTGGAAGGCCGTACCGGTCAGCCGGTCGCCTTCGACGAGGCCGGTGACAGCGCTCGTACGACGGCCAAGTCGCCCGCCGCCAGGACGAACGCCGACACCACCGACGTACGCCAGACCCCGCTGCCGCCCACCAGCGTCGGCACCGACGAGGACTGCCCGCTTGACCTCGGCTCCGTGCAGGGAGGTTTCTCTGTCATGGGGGAGGCCGCCGTCGCCGGTATGGACGCGGCCACGCTGGAGCAGCACGCGAGCTGGGCCGCGGGCAGTGCCGTCGACCGGCGTGAGGCCGCCCGGCGCAGCCCCGAGGCCGACGCCGAGCTGATCACCGCGCTCGCCGCGACCGTGGCCACCGTCGGCCGGATCCCCGAGCGCCGCAAGCCCGAGCCGGTCGTCGAGGTGCCGCGTCCCGCGCCGGTGCTCTGTCTGCTCGACCTGGCCATGCCGCGCGACATCGACGCGGCCGTGCACCGGCTCGCCGGGGTGCGGCTGGTGGACATCGAGTCGCTGGCGGAAGCCTCCGCCGACGCTCCGATGGCGGCCGACGTCGACCAGGTCCGCCGTATCGTCTCCGACGAGGTCGCGGCCTTCGGGGCGGCGCAGCGGGCCGCGCACATCACGCCCACCGTCGTCGCCCTGCGCACGATGGCCGCCGATGTCGTGGCGAACGAGATCGCCCGGCTGGAGGGCCGTCTGCCGGGCCTCGACGACAAGCACCGCAGCGAGATCACGCAGACCGTGCGGCGCGTCGTCGACAAGCTGCTGCACGCGCCGACCGTACGGGTCAAGCAGCTCGCGGCAGAGCCGGGCGGCGCGGGGTACGCGGACGCCCTGAGGACCCTGTTCGACCTCGATCAGGAGACGGTGGCCTCCGTCTCCCGGGCCGAGGACAGCACCGAGAAGAACCGAGGCCCACGATGACTCAGCAGCCACTACGGCTCGGCACCAGACGGAGCAGGCTCGCCATGGCCCAGTCCGGGCAGGTCGCCGACGCGGTGAGCCAAGTGACCGGACGGCCCGTCGAGCTGGTCGAGATCACCACGTACGGCGATGTCTCGCGCGAGGCCCTCGCGCAGATCGGCGGCACGGGTGTGTTCGTCACCGCCCTGCGCGACGCGCTGCTCAAGGGCGAGGTCGACTTCGCGGTGCACTCCCTCAAGGACCTGCCGACCACGCAGCCCGAGGAACTGACCCTCGCGGCCGTTCCCGAGCGGGAGGATCCGCGCGATGTGATCGTCGCGCGGGACGCCCTGAAGTTCACCGACCTGCCGCGCGGGGCGCGCATCGGTACGGGTTCGCCGCGCCGGATGGCGCAGCTGAACGCGTACGCGCGCAGCCACGGGCTGGACATCGAGACGGTCGCGATCCGCGGGAACGTGGACACGCGCATCGGGTATGTGCGTGACGGCGAGCTGGACGCCGTGGTGCTGGCCGCGGCCGGCCTGCGTCGCATCGGCCGCATCGACGAAGTGACCGACTTCCTGTCGGTCGACACGGTTTTGCCCGCCCCCGGCCAGGGGGCACTGGCGATCGAGTGCACCACGGACAACGCGGACCTCATCGCCGCGCTCGGCGAGCTCGACGACCCGTTCACGCGGGTCGCCGTGACCGCCGAGCGATCACTGCTCGCCGCCCTGGAGGCCGGCTGCTCCGCCCCTGTGGGCGCGCTGG containing:
- a CDS encoding glutamyl-tRNA reductase; translation: MSLLVVGLSHRSAPVSVLERAALGADAQVKLLQDTVAAEPAAEAAVLATCNRIELYADVDKFHAGVAELSTLLAQHSGVGLDELTPYLYVHYEDRAVHHLFSVACGLDSMVVGEGQILGQIKDSLAKAQELHSAGRLLNDLFQQALRVGKRAHSETGIDRAGQSLVTFGLEQLSAGTTVEDWARGKKALVIGAGSMSSLAAATLARVGVTEIVVANRTYDRAERLATLLVEQYGQGLTDGTDVPARAVPMDAVPVELTRADVVVSCTGATGTVLTAEDVAAAVEGRTGQPVAFDEAGDSARTTAKSPAARTNADTTDVRQTPLPPTSVGTDEDCPLDLGSVQGGFSVMGEAAVAGMDAATLEQHASWAAGSAVDRREAARRSPEADAELITALAATVATVGRIPERRKPEPVVEVPRPAPVLCLLDLAMPRDIDAAVHRLAGVRLVDIESLAEASADAPMAADVDQVRRIVSDEVAAFGAAQRAAHITPTVVALRTMAADVVANEIARLEGRLPGLDDKHRSEITQTVRRVVDKLLHAPTVRVKQLAAEPGGAGYADALRTLFDLDQETVASVSRAEDSTEKNRGPR
- the hemC gene encoding hydroxymethylbilane synthase; translation: MTQQPLRLGTRRSRLAMAQSGQVADAVSQVTGRPVELVEITTYGDVSREALAQIGGTGVFVTALRDALLKGEVDFAVHSLKDLPTTQPEELTLAAVPEREDPRDVIVARDALKFTDLPRGARIGTGSPRRMAQLNAYARSHGLDIETVAIRGNVDTRIGYVRDGELDAVVLAAAGLRRIGRIDEVTDFLSVDTVLPAPGQGALAIECTTDNADLIAALGELDDPFTRVAVTAERSLLAALEAGCSAPVGALADLLADGQIVKEMRLRGVVGTTDGTRMVQLSTTGPVPETHDQALALGRELATEMLAQGAAGLMGERAQ
- a CDS encoding redox-sensing transcriptional repressor Rex, yielding MATGRTHRPATRSRGIPEATVARLPLYLRALTALSERSVPTVSSEELAAAAGVNSAKLRKDFSYLGSYGTRGVGYDVEYLVYQISRELGLTQDWPVVIVGIGNLGAALANYGGFASRGFRVAALIDADPAMAGKPVAGIPVQHSDDLEKIIQDNGVSIGVIATPAGAAQAVCDRLVAAGVTSILNFAPTVLTVPDGVDVRKVDLSIELQILAFHEQRKAGEDAAHSDGTGPAAVTREESDVPADQGPDGDVPAVMPA